One window of the Candidatus Chryseobacterium colombiense genome contains the following:
- a CDS encoding S41 family peptidase, translated as MKKIGLLSSVLWCSLVFAQNDKTKILTEISEKIKENYIDEKVFKSIDSLFQSEIKSGNFNSLNEKEFAKNLTQKLRTVTQDKHFFVKYLDNYSPQNPINEKEREKQDNFSNSLENFGFEKVERLEGNIGYINYKGFAELKSSKKTLESAMNFVANTNSLIVDLRENGGGNGETLIQFCSYFFDKKDVLYTTYFRNLGKTVKNRIQSNVLGKKYLNKNIYILTSPKTFSAGEALAYFLQERKLAKVIGEKTGGAANPVDPYYIQNKYLLLVPDGKITSTYSGKNWEHVGVIPDKLVSQENALKTAYLLALQEIINHKTKTELSENDIKNLIIKLNQ; from the coding sequence ATGAAAAAAATAGGCTTATTAAGTTCAGTTTTATGGTGTTCATTAGTATTTGCACAAAATGATAAAACAAAAATACTCACGGAAATTTCGGAGAAAATTAAAGAAAATTATATTGACGAAAAGGTTTTTAAAAGTATAGATTCCTTGTTTCAAAGCGAAATTAAATCCGGAAACTTCAATTCGTTAAATGAGAAAGAATTTGCTAAAAATTTGACTCAAAAGTTAAGAACAGTAACACAAGACAAACATTTTTTTGTTAAATATTTGGACAATTATTCCCCTCAAAATCCTATCAACGAAAAAGAACGGGAAAAGCAGGACAACTTCAGCAACAGTCTTGAGAATTTTGGATTTGAAAAAGTTGAAAGGCTGGAAGGGAATATCGGATATATTAATTATAAAGGTTTTGCAGAACTGAAATCCAGTAAGAAAACTTTAGAATCGGCCATGAATTTCGTTGCCAATACCAATTCTTTAATTGTCGATTTGCGGGAAAACGGAGGAGGAAATGGTGAAACATTGATTCAGTTTTGCAGTTATTTTTTCGATAAAAAAGACGTTTTGTACACCACCTATTTCCGAAATTTAGGAAAAACGGTAAAAAACAGAATACAGTCAAATGTTTTAGGTAAAAAATATCTCAACAAAAACATTTATATTCTTACCAGCCCAAAAACATTTTCTGCAGGTGAAGCTTTGGCCTATTTTTTACAGGAAAGAAAGTTAGCAAAAGTAATTGGTGAAAAAACCGGAGGAGCCGCCAATCCTGTCGATCCCTATTATATTCAGAACAAATATCTGTTATTAGTTCCGGACGGAAAAATCACCTCTACTTATTCGGGGAAAAATTGGGAACATGTCGGAGTCATTCCAGACAAATTGGTAAGTCAGGAAAATGCTTTGAAAACAGCTTATTTACTAGCTTTACAGGAAATTATAAATCATAAAACAAAAACTGAACTTTCGGAAAACGATATCAAAAATCTTATTATTAAATTAAATCAATAA